A genomic stretch from Deinococcus multiflagellatus includes:
- a CDS encoding SRPBCC family protein — MAEPISIKQTIVVRSRPDVLYRLALEPKRRLKWDPNLVQADYEGEGGRLSNNALVRFKFSRRLLGLRFTAKYGQLQAPQRGGWESVRHVGPLEKLTQSWVFRPMPGGTEVTLTVNARVRYKFVKAPVERILHNMVATTLLELQRSVDAQGAQLLEDMGRELQERQKADKKAAKEAAKAAKRKK, encoded by the coding sequence ATGGCCGAGCCCATCAGCATCAAGCAGACCATCGTCGTCCGGTCGCGTCCGGACGTGCTGTACCGCCTCGCCCTGGAACCCAAGCGGCGCCTGAAGTGGGACCCCAATCTGGTGCAGGCCGACTACGAAGGCGAGGGGGGCCGCCTCAGCAACAACGCGTTGGTGCGCTTTAAGTTCTCGCGCCGCCTGCTGGGGCTGCGCTTTACCGCCAAGTACGGCCAGCTGCAGGCCCCGCAGCGCGGCGGCTGGGAAAGCGTGCGCCATGTGGGGCCCCTGGAGAAACTCACCCAGAGCTGGGTGTTCCGGCCCATGCCCGGCGGCACCGAAGTCACCCTGACGGTGAATGCCCGCGTGCGCTACAAGTTTGTAAAAGCCCCGGTGGAGCGCATTCTGCACAACATGGTCGCCACCACCCTGCTGGAACTGCAGCGCAGCGTGGACGCCCAGGGCGCGCAGCTTCTGGAAGACATGGGCCGCGAACTGCAGGAGCGCCAGAAGGCCGACAAAAAAGCCGCCAAGGAAGCCGCGAAGGCCGCCAAGCGCAAGAAATAG
- a CDS encoding PIG-L deacetylase family protein produces MRIMAVFAHPDDEIGCIGTLARHAARGDEVMLVWTTLGELASQFGDTPHEEVTRVRREHGAWVAGRIGAAHHFFDMGDSRMTGSRAEALLLARLYARFRPNAILTWSDDHPHPDHRMTAKIAFDAITLARIPKIINEAGGGAAMPPAPDLSGDAAPESGEDLRRLDAWREPVRFYQYYAPASPYPEVFVNVTDTVDVGADVMAYYQAFYGWQWTADQYRAARADLGRLAGVGAAERFNLRASHLRAREYLD; encoded by the coding sequence ATGCGAATCATGGCGGTGTTTGCCCACCCGGACGACGAGATCGGCTGCATTGGCACCCTGGCCCGGCACGCGGCGCGCGGCGACGAGGTGATGCTGGTCTGGACCACCCTGGGCGAACTGGCCAGCCAGTTTGGCGACACCCCGCACGAGGAGGTGACCCGGGTGCGCCGCGAACACGGCGCCTGGGTGGCCGGGCGCATTGGTGCGGCGCACCATTTCTTCGACATGGGCGACAGCCGCATGACCGGCAGCCGCGCCGAGGCCCTGCTCTTAGCCCGCCTGTACGCCCGCTTTCGCCCCAACGCCATCCTCACCTGGAGCGACGACCACCCCCACCCCGACCACCGCATGACCGCCAAGATCGCCTTTGACGCCATCACCCTGGCGCGGATCCCCAAGATCATCAACGAGGCGGGGGGCGGCGCGGCCATGCCCCCAGCGCCGGACCTCAGCGGCGACGCGGCGCCCGAAAGCGGCGAGGACCTGCGCCGCCTGGACGCGTGGCGCGAGCCGGTGCGCTTTTACCAGTACTACGCCCCGGCCAGCCCCTACCCCGAAGTCTTTGTGAACGTCACCGACACCGTGGACGTGGGTGCCGACGTGATGGCCTACTACCAGGCGTTTTACGGCTGGCAGTGGACCGCCGATCAGTACCGCGCCGCCCGCGCTGACCTGGGCCGTCTGGCCGGCGTGGGCGCCGCCGAGCGCTTTAACCTGCGGGCCTCGCACCTGCGCGCGCGCGAGTACTTGGATTGA
- a CDS encoding MFS transporter yields the protein MTQLLAPPNGWRTFLWLWGSQALSVIGSAVAGFAFNIYLTQTRFPLAEQKPQLAAALSLTALAWTLAATLSAPLAGAWTDRHDRRRIMLVCDLAAGALTFATLGLLLSPAAPLWALVTLAALMGLVSTFHGSAFDASYTSLVPRDRLPRANGLMQTVWSLAGLVGPAAAALLIGVPALLRDAGTGPAWLSGLKDGVPFAYAVDGLTFLLAAAVVWRLSIPSPAPRPRAERPTLAQDMRFGWVFIGQRRPLLALLLTFAVANLCTSNLGVLEPLIAKFGLSGDWQARGGTLQGALATLAITQSVGGVLGGILISTWGGLKRQRVLGVLVPMVVSGLAFAAFGASATVLGAAAALLVLGLTLPAMNAHSQSIWQSQVPPEMQGRVFSVRRLIAQFTAPASTALAGALAARYAPGSVAVVAGLVLAAVAALQLLNPVLRRVEDPSLAAHGTEMPAS from the coding sequence ATGACCCAACTGCTTGCCCCACCGAACGGCTGGCGCACCTTTCTGTGGCTGTGGGGCTCGCAGGCGCTGAGCGTGATTGGCTCGGCGGTGGCGGGCTTTGCCTTCAACATCTACCTGACCCAGACGCGCTTTCCGCTGGCCGAGCAGAAGCCGCAACTGGCCGCCGCCCTGTCGCTCACCGCCCTGGCCTGGACGCTGGCGGCCACCCTCAGCGCGCCGCTGGCGGGGGCCTGGACCGACCGCCACGACCGCCGCCGGATCATGCTCGTGTGTGACCTGGCGGCGGGCGCCCTGACCTTCGCCACCCTGGGCCTGCTGCTCTCTCCTGCGGCGCCGCTGTGGGCGCTGGTGACGCTGGCGGCCTTGATGGGGCTGGTATCCACCTTTCACGGCTCGGCGTTCGATGCCAGTTACACCAGCCTCGTGCCCCGGGACCGCCTGCCCCGCGCCAACGGCCTGATGCAGACGGTGTGGAGCCTCGCCGGGCTGGTGGGCCCCGCCGCCGCCGCCCTGCTGATCGGGGTGCCGGCCCTGCTGCGTGACGCGGGCACGGGGCCCGCGTGGCTGAGCGGCTTAAAAGACGGCGTGCCCTTTGCGTACGCGGTGGACGGCCTGACCTTTCTGCTGGCGGCGGCCGTGGTGTGGCGCCTGTCTATTCCCTCGCCTGCGCCACGCCCGCGCGCCGAGCGCCCCACGCTGGCCCAGGACATGCGCTTTGGCTGGGTGTTCATTGGGCAGCGGCGGCCCCTGCTGGCGCTGCTACTCACCTTTGCGGTGGCCAACCTGTGCACCAGCAACCTGGGGGTCTTGGAACCCCTGATCGCCAAATTCGGCCTCAGTGGCGACTGGCAGGCCCGCGGCGGCACCCTGCAGGGCGCCCTGGCCACGCTGGCGATCACCCAGAGCGTGGGCGGCGTGCTGGGCGGCATTCTGATCAGCACCTGGGGCGGCCTGAAGCGGCAGCGGGTGCTGGGCGTGCTGGTGCCGATGGTGGTGTCGGGACTGGCCTTCGCCGCCTTTGGGGCCAGTGCCACCGTGCTGGGCGCAGCGGCGGCCCTGCTGGTGCTGGGCCTCACGCTGCCAGCCATGAACGCCCACTCGCAGAGCATCTGGCAGTCGCAGGTGCCGCCCGAGATGCAGGGCCGGGTGTTCTCGGTGCGCCGCCTGATTGCCCAGTTCACGGCCCCGGCCAGCACGGCACTGGCGGGTGCGCTGGCCGCCCGCTACGCACCCGGCAGCGTGGCGGTGGTGGCCGGGCTGGTGCTGGCGGCCGTGGCGGCCCTGCAACTGCTGAACCCGGTGCTGCGGCGGGTGGAAGACCCCAGCCTGGCGGCCCACGGCACGGAAATGCCAGCATCGTAA
- the rnhA gene encoding ribonuclease HI yields MTKGRPQNAAQKAQAAARDRLPIRAGIQPPAPIQGENVDLYSDGACDTQAGHGGWATILNYKGKELVLSGHEEGTTNNRMELRGLLEGLKVLKRPCQVRVVTDSQYLRKAFTDGWILKWQRNGWKTAGGDPVKNQDLWEELIAQAQTHALTFVWVKGHAGHGENERVDQLAVQERKKLRARG; encoded by the coding sequence ATGACCAAGGGCCGCCCCCAGAATGCCGCGCAAAAAGCGCAGGCCGCCGCGCGTGACCGCCTGCCTATCCGGGCGGGCATTCAGCCGCCCGCGCCCATTCAGGGCGAGAACGTGGACCTGTACAGCGACGGCGCCTGCGACACCCAGGCCGGCCACGGCGGCTGGGCCACCATCCTGAACTACAAGGGCAAGGAACTGGTGCTCAGCGGCCATGAAGAAGGCACCACCAACAACCGCATGGAGCTGCGCGGCCTGCTGGAGGGGTTGAAGGTCCTGAAACGGCCCTGCCAGGTGCGGGTGGTCACCGACAGCCAGTACCTGCGCAAGGCCTTTACCGACGGCTGGATTCTGAAGTGGCAGCGCAACGGCTGGAAAACGGCAGGCGGCGACCCCGTGAAAAACCAGGACCTGTGGGAAGAACTGATTGCCCAGGCCCAGACCCACGCCCTGACCTTCGTGTGGGTCAAGGGGCACGCGGGTCACGGGGAGAACGAGCGGGTGGACCAGCTGGCTGTGCAGGAGCGCAAGAAATTGCGCGCGCGGGGGTGA
- a CDS encoding DUF4870 domain-containing protein: MTRLPALLTEPERTPAIITHLSPLAGLLLPTLGNVLGPLVAWLAFRDRSRALDDQGKEALNFQLSFWLYGLVVSVLGFALFSLGLIGGAVGAATGTDLGGLAVLGSLGGFFLFFLPVLVVLGLVPFIFMIVAVVRVSAGQPYRYPLSIRFLR; encoded by the coding sequence ATGACCCGCCTGCCCGCCCTCCTGACCGAGCCCGAACGCACGCCCGCCATCATCACGCACCTCTCGCCGCTGGCGGGGCTGCTGCTGCCCACCCTGGGCAACGTCCTGGGGCCGCTGGTGGCGTGGCTGGCCTTCCGGGACCGCAGCCGCGCGCTGGACGACCAGGGCAAAGAGGCCCTGAACTTTCAGCTGAGCTTCTGGCTGTACGGGCTGGTGGTCAGCGTGCTGGGCTTTGCCCTCTTCAGCCTGGGCCTGATTGGCGGCGCGGTGGGGGCGGCCACCGGCACGGACCTGGGCGGGCTGGCCGTGCTGGGCTCGCTGGGCGGGTTTTTCCTGTTCTTCCTGCCGGTGCTGGTGGTGCTGGGGCTGGTGCCCTTCATCTTCATGATCGTGGCGGTGGTGCGCGTGAGTGCCGGGCAGCCCTACCGCTACCCCCTCAGCATCCGCTTCCTCCGGTAA
- the topA gene encoding type I DNA topoisomerase, which produces MPRPASNTLVIVESPAKARTIEKYLGKGYTVESSIGHIRDLPKSASDIPEKYKGKAWARLGLDIENDFQPLYVVSPEKKAHVAKLRKMAQDASEIILATDDDREGESIAWHLYQELRPKVPVRRMVFHEITKEAIQAAIAAPRQIDTNLVEAQEARRALDRLYGYEVSPVLWKKVAPKLSAGRVQSVATRMLVERERERMRFVSATWWDLLVTGRTAQAQTFPARLTDVAGQKLALGKDFDPLTGKLKEGADVRLLTEAEARALAEALTGQSLAVTSAEEKPFTQRPYAPFITSTLQQEGSRKLGFAATRTMRAAQKLYEGGYITYMRTDSTNLSTEAVTAARTQVAQMYGQDYLSPQPRVYAKKAKNAQEAHEAIRPAGSRFRTPDSLRGELGGDEWRLYDLIWKRTVACQMADARGRSLRVRLKGQAGPDAVGLSASGRTIDFPGFLRAYVEGSDDPGAALEDRDTPLPPLKEGERVQAQSVKPEGHETQPPARYTEASLVQALEGAGIGRPSTYASILGTIQDRGYAVKKGQALVPTWTAFATSALLEHHFGKLVDYDFTAKMEEDLDDIAGGRAQRVPYLKRFYLGERGEGMALRPLIDSKMGEIDARGIATIRVPKLDGSGIEVRVGRYGPYMERGEQKANLPEELAPDELTPEKAEELLSRPSGDRVLGVDEATGHPVVARAGRYGPYVTLGDTNPPVRTASLFPSDDLRTISLERALKLLSLPRLVGVSEGEEVWAMNGKFGPYLKRGGDSRSLTGHEELFTVTLPQAEALFMQPRFGRGRAAAAPPLRSFEYEGRAPIVLKSGRFGPYLTDGERNATLRKGEDEGTLSAERALEILEERGKEPKKKPGKAPRKAAAAPKKATATKKPAAKTGTARTAAAKKPASKAAKPAAPAKATFTWADLKAHLGVLSPQERQLVTATREQGRKVEEVAPELGLDVKKAKGMALQASKKLNQAARGG; this is translated from the coding sequence ATGCCCAGACCAGCCTCCAACACGCTTGTGATCGTCGAGTCGCCCGCCAAGGCCCGCACCATCGAGAAGTACCTCGGAAAGGGGTACACGGTGGAGTCCAGCATTGGGCACATCCGCGACCTGCCGAAAAGCGCCTCGGACATTCCCGAGAAGTACAAGGGCAAGGCGTGGGCCCGGCTGGGTCTGGACATCGAGAATGACTTTCAGCCGCTGTACGTGGTCTCGCCGGAGAAAAAGGCGCATGTGGCCAAGTTGCGCAAGATGGCCCAGGACGCCAGCGAAATCATTCTGGCGACCGACGATGACCGCGAGGGCGAAAGCATCGCGTGGCACCTGTACCAGGAACTGAGGCCCAAGGTGCCGGTGCGGCGCATGGTGTTTCACGAGATCACCAAGGAAGCCATTCAGGCCGCCATTGCCGCGCCCCGGCAGATTGACACCAACCTCGTGGAAGCCCAAGAGGCCCGGCGCGCGCTGGACCGCCTGTACGGCTACGAGGTCAGCCCGGTGCTGTGGAAGAAGGTGGCCCCCAAACTGAGCGCCGGCCGCGTGCAGAGCGTGGCAACCCGCATGCTGGTGGAACGCGAACGCGAGCGCATGCGCTTTGTGAGCGCCACTTGGTGGGACCTGCTGGTGACCGGGCGCACGGCGCAGGCGCAGACCTTCCCCGCCCGCCTGACGGACGTGGCCGGGCAGAAACTGGCGCTGGGCAAGGACTTTGACCCCCTGACCGGCAAGCTGAAAGAGGGCGCAGACGTGCGCCTGCTGACTGAGGCCGAGGCGCGCGCGCTGGCCGAGGCCCTGACCGGGCAGTCCCTGGCCGTCACCAGCGCGGAGGAAAAACCCTTTACCCAGCGGCCCTACGCGCCCTTTATCACCTCCACGCTGCAGCAGGAGGGCAGCCGCAAGCTGGGCTTTGCGGCCACACGCACCATGCGCGCCGCGCAGAAACTCTACGAGGGCGGGTACATCACCTATATGCGCACGGACTCCACCAACCTCAGCACCGAGGCGGTGACGGCCGCCCGCACCCAGGTGGCGCAGATGTACGGCCAGGACTACCTCTCGCCGCAGCCGCGCGTGTACGCCAAGAAAGCCAAGAACGCCCAGGAAGCGCACGAGGCCATTCGCCCGGCCGGCAGCCGCTTCCGCACGCCCGACAGCCTGCGCGGCGAACTGGGCGGCGATGAATGGCGCCTGTACGACCTGATCTGGAAGCGCACCGTGGCCTGCCAGATGGCCGACGCCCGGGGCCGCAGCCTGCGCGTGCGCCTGAAAGGGCAGGCGGGGCCGGACGCCGTGGGCCTGAGTGCCTCGGGGCGCACCATTGATTTCCCCGGCTTTCTGCGCGCCTACGTGGAAGGCAGCGACGACCCCGGCGCCGCCCTGGAAGACCGCGATACGCCCTTGCCCCCCCTGAAAGAAGGCGAGCGGGTGCAGGCCCAGAGCGTGAAGCCCGAAGGCCACGAGACCCAGCCGCCCGCCCGCTACACCGAGGCCAGCCTGGTGCAGGCCCTGGAAGGCGCCGGGATTGGGCGGCCCAGCACCTACGCCAGCATTCTGGGCACCATTCAGGACCGGGGCTACGCCGTGAAAAAGGGGCAGGCCCTGGTGCCCACCTGGACCGCCTTTGCCACCTCGGCGCTGCTGGAGCACCACTTTGGCAAGCTGGTGGACTACGACTTCACCGCCAAGATGGAAGAGGACCTGGACGACATTGCAGGCGGGCGCGCCCAGCGGGTGCCGTACCTGAAGCGCTTTTACCTGGGCGAGCGCGGCGAGGGCATGGCCCTGCGGCCCCTGATTGACTCCAAGATGGGCGAGATTGACGCCCGGGGCATTGCCACCATCCGCGTGCCCAAGCTGGACGGCAGCGGCATTGAGGTGCGCGTGGGCCGCTACGGCCCCTACATGGAGCGCGGCGAGCAGAAGGCCAACCTGCCTGAAGAGCTGGCGCCCGATGAGCTGACCCCCGAAAAGGCCGAGGAACTGCTGTCACGCCCCAGTGGGGACCGCGTGCTGGGCGTGGACGAGGCCACCGGGCACCCGGTGGTGGCCCGCGCGGGGCGCTACGGCCCGTATGTGACGCTGGGCGACACCAACCCGCCCGTGCGCACCGCCAGCCTCTTTCCCAGTGACGACCTGCGCACCATCTCGCTGGAGCGCGCCCTGAAACTGCTGAGCCTGCCCCGCTTGGTGGGCGTCAGCGAGGGCGAGGAGGTGTGGGCCATGAACGGCAAGTTTGGCCCGTACCTCAAGCGCGGCGGGGACAGCCGCTCGCTGACCGGCCACGAGGAGTTGTTCACGGTGACGCTGCCCCAGGCCGAGGCCCTGTTCATGCAGCCGCGCTTTGGCCGGGGCCGGGCCGCCGCCGCGCCGCCCCTGCGCTCCTTTGAATACGAGGGCCGCGCGCCGATTGTGCTCAAGTCTGGCCGCTTTGGCCCCTACCTGACCGACGGCGAGCGCAACGCCACCCTGCGCAAGGGCGAGGACGAGGGCACCCTGAGCGCCGAACGCGCCCTGGAAATTCTGGAAGAGCGCGGCAAGGAGCCCAAGAAGAAGCCGGGCAAGGCCCCGCGCAAAGCGGCAGCGGCCCCGAAAAAGGCCACGGCCACCAAGAAGCCGGCGGCGAAGACGGGCACGGCGCGCACTGCCGCGGCCAAGAAACCGGCCAGCAAAGCCGCCAAACCCGCCGCCCCCGCCAAGGCCACCTTCACCTGGGCCGACCTGAAAGCGCATCTGGGCGTCCTGAGCCCCCAGGAGCGCCAGCTGGTGACCGCCACCCGCGAGCAGGGCCGCAAGGTGGAAGAGGTCGCCCCCGAACTGGGCCTGGACGTCAAGAAAGCCAAGGGCATGGCGCTGCAGGCCAGCAAGAAACTCAATCAGGCGGCACGCGGCGGATGA
- the yqeK gene encoding bis(5'-nucleosyl)-tetraphosphatase (symmetrical) YqeK produces the protein MKAWGPQWPNPLRNAAPYSGQTSADLADDVDALLAACGREIIREHVPRVAGEAECLARHFGVDPLAARTAALLHDLGGVVPREDMVALCESLNLPVLAEERQVPLLLHAALSVVIARDRYGVHDPGVLQAIRVHTTLHARPTPLDLVVFLADKLEWDQGGAPPYAAELRAALGGGLHAGAHWMLAWLASPESRLLLPHPDLKAAWAAFGLQATHSQR, from the coding sequence GTGAAGGCCTGGGGGCCCCAGTGGCCTAATCCTCTGCGCAACGCCGCGCCCTACAGCGGACAGACGTCGGCCGATCTGGCCGACGATGTGGACGCGCTGCTTGCCGCCTGCGGGCGCGAGATCATCCGTGAACATGTGCCGCGTGTAGCCGGCGAGGCGGAGTGTCTGGCCCGGCACTTCGGCGTGGACCCACTGGCCGCCCGCACGGCAGCGCTGCTGCACGACTTGGGCGGGGTCGTCCCCCGTGAAGACATGGTGGCGCTGTGCGAATCGCTGAACCTGCCTGTGTTGGCCGAAGAGCGGCAGGTCCCCCTGCTCCTGCACGCGGCCCTGAGCGTGGTCATCGCCCGGGACCGGTATGGCGTGCACGACCCTGGCGTGCTGCAGGCCATCCGGGTTCATACCACCCTGCATGCACGGCCCACCCCGCTGGACCTCGTGGTGTTTCTGGCCGACAAGCTGGAATGGGACCAGGGCGGGGCGCCGCCCTATGCCGCTGAGCTGCGCGCGGCCCTGGGGGGCGGCCTGCACGCGGGCGCCCACTGGATGCTGGCGTGGCTGGCCTCGCCCGAGAGCCGCCTGCTGCTGCCGCACCCGGACCTGAAAGCCGCCTGGGCAGCGTTCGGCCTTCAGGCCACCCACTCGCAGCGGTAA
- a CDS encoding GNAT family N-acetyltransferase yields MLSEPGLTPATEALLRQAMFPDPDRMAAELDRYRQGPRLVLAWAFAGQVVSAVGLEVNGDAATILHLGTHPDHARQGHARTLLREVARHLNLRTLTAETDDEAAGFYRRCGFVLQAMPSPWSRARYRCEWVA; encoded by the coding sequence ATGCTCAGCGAACCCGGCCTGACCCCTGCCACCGAAGCCCTGCTGAGGCAGGCCATGTTTCCTGACCCGGACCGAATGGCGGCGGAACTGGACCGCTACCGGCAAGGTCCCCGTCTGGTCCTGGCTTGGGCCTTCGCCGGGCAGGTCGTCAGTGCCGTGGGCCTGGAGGTTAACGGAGATGCCGCCACGATCCTGCACCTGGGCACCCACCCGGACCATGCCCGCCAGGGACATGCCCGCACGCTGCTGCGCGAGGTGGCCCGCCACCTGAACCTCCGCACCCTGACGGCCGAAACGGATGACGAAGCCGCTGGGTTCTACCGCCGCTGTGGCTTTGTGTTGCAGGCCATGCCCTCGCCCTGGTCCCGGGCGCGTTACCGCTGCGAGTGGGTGGCCTGA